One window from the genome of Nicotiana sylvestris chromosome 9, ASM39365v2, whole genome shotgun sequence encodes:
- the LOC104225627 gene encoding glucan endo-1,3-beta-glucosidase, acidic, which produces MTLCIKNGFLAAALVLVGLLICSIQMIGAQSIGVCYGKHANNLPSDQDVINLYNANGIRKMRIYNPDTNVFNALRGSNIEIILDVPLQDLQSLTDPSRANGWVQDNIINHFPDVKFKYIAVGNEVSPGNNGQYAPFVAPAMQNVYNALAAAGLQDQIKVSTATYSGILANTYPPKDSIFRGEFNSFINPIIQFLVQHNLPLLANVYPYFGHIFNTADVPLSYALFTQQEANPAGYQNLFDALLDSMYFAVEKAGGQNVEIIVSESGWPSEGNSAATIENAQTYYENLINHVKSGAGTPKKPGKAIETYLFAMFDENNKEGDITEKHFGLFSPDQRAKYQLNFN; this is translated from the exons ATGACTTTATGCATTAAAAATGGCTTTCTTGCAGCTGCCCTTGTACTTGTTGGGCTGTTAATTTGCAGTATCCAAATGATAg GGGCACAATCTATTGGAGTATGCTATGGAAAACATGCAAACAATTTACCATCAGACCAAGATGTTATAAACCTATACAATGCTAATGGCATCAGAAAGATGAGAATCTACAATCCAGATACAAATGTCTTCAACGCTCTCAGAGGAAGTAACATTGAGATCATTCTCGACGTCCCACTTCAAGATCTTCAATCCCTAACTGATCCTTCAAGAGCCAATGGATGGGTCCAAGATAACATAATAAATCATTTCCCAGATGTTAAATTTAAATATATAGCTGTTGGAAATGAAGTCTCTCCCGGAAATAATGGTCAATATGCACCATTTGTTGCTCCTGCCATGCAAAATGTATATAATGCATTAGCAGCAGCAGGGTTGCAAGATCAAATCAAGGTCTCAACTGCAACATATTCAGGGATCTTAGCGAATACCTACCCGCCCAAAGATAGTATTTTTCGAGGAGAATTCAATAGTTTCATTAATCCCATAATCCAATTTCTAGTACAACATAACCTTCCACTCTTAGCCAATGTCTATCCTTATTTTGGTCACATTTTCAACACTGCTGATGTCCCACTTTCTTATGCTTTGTTCACACAACAAGAAGCAAATCCTGCAGGAtatcaaaatctttttgatgccCTTTTGGATTCTATGTATTTTGCTGTAGAGAAAGCTGGAGGACAAAATGTGGAGATTATTGTATCTGAAAGTGGCTGGCCTTCTGAAGGAAACTCTGCAGCAACTATTGAAAATGCTCAAACTTACTATGAAAATTTGATTAATCATGTGAAAAGCGGGGCAGGAACTCCAAAGAAACCTGGAAAGGCTATAGAAACTTATTTATTTGCCATGTTTGATGAAAATAATAAGGAAGGAGATATCACAGAGAAACACTTTGGACTCTTTTCTCCTGATCAGAGGGCAAAATATCAACTCAATTTCAATTAA